A single window of Pseudomonas benzenivorans DNA harbors:
- a CDS encoding DUF4212 domain-containing protein: MSANKEEAAKAYWKDNLRLMLILLAIWFAVSFGCGILFVEQLNAIQFFGFPLGFWFAQQGSIYVFVVMIFFYVWKMNQYDRKHDVHED, translated from the coding sequence ATGTCCGCTAACAAAGAAGAGGCCGCCAAGGCCTATTGGAAAGACAACCTGCGGCTGATGCTGATACTGCTGGCCATCTGGTTCGCGGTGTCGTTCGGCTGCGGCATCCTGTTCGTCGAACAGCTCAACGCCATCCAGTTCTTCGGCTTCCCCCTGGGCTTCTGGTTTGCCCAGCAGGGTTCCATCTACGTGTTCGTGGTGATGATCTTCTTCTACGTGTGGAAGATGAATCAGTACGACCGCAAACACGACGTCCACGAAGACTAA
- the creD gene encoding cell envelope integrity protein CreD, with translation MNRILAFKLGAIALLIVLLLIPLSMIDGLVAERQYLRAGVLQDIARSSSYRQRITGPILVLPYTKVWQEWKTHAKTGERYQEQRQASGRLYFLPERFVLNGEVATELRARGIYEALLYRSDNRISGAFKLPARLGLGDELGLYRFDRPFLAVGISDIRGISNDLQLRLNGQRLSFAPGSGDERFGPGVHAPLPALDSQGGQLLEFAFDLKLQGTEQLDITPVGRDSRVELRSDWPHPSFVGEYLPSTREVTAEGFQAQWQTSFFATNLEQGLQHCVRKGECQALFGRSFGVSFVDPVDQYLKTDRAIKYALLFVALTFAVFFLFEVLKRLAVHPVQYALVGLSLALFYLLLLSLSEHLGFALAYGLSALACVALNAFYVSHVLRSRLRGGGFGGLLAALYALLYGLLSSEDYALLMGSLLVFGVLGGVMVLTRNLDWYGVGKSAAAPSAS, from the coding sequence ATGAATCGAATCCTCGCCTTCAAATTGGGGGCCATCGCCCTGCTGATCGTGCTGTTGCTGATCCCCCTGTCGATGATCGACGGCCTGGTAGCGGAGCGGCAGTACCTGCGCGCCGGCGTGCTGCAGGACATCGCCCGCAGCTCCAGTTATCGCCAGCGGATCACCGGGCCGATCCTGGTGCTGCCCTACACCAAGGTGTGGCAGGAGTGGAAAACCCACGCCAAGACCGGCGAGCGCTATCAGGAGCAGCGCCAGGCCAGCGGGCGCCTGTACTTCCTCCCCGAGCGTTTCGTGCTCAACGGCGAGGTCGCCACCGAACTGCGGGCGCGGGGTATCTACGAGGCGTTGCTGTACCGCAGCGACAACCGGATCAGCGGCGCCTTCAAGCTGCCGGCGCGCCTGGGTCTGGGCGATGAGCTGGGCCTCTACCGTTTCGATCGGCCCTTTCTGGCGGTGGGCATCAGCGATATTCGCGGCATCAGCAACGACCTGCAGCTGCGTCTGAACGGTCAGCGCCTGAGCTTTGCCCCGGGTAGTGGCGATGAGCGCTTCGGCCCCGGCGTCCATGCGCCGCTGCCGGCCCTGGACAGCCAGGGCGGCCAGCTGCTGGAGTTCGCCTTCGACCTCAAGCTGCAGGGCACCGAACAGCTGGACATCACCCCGGTGGGGCGCGACAGCCGGGTCGAGTTGCGCTCGGACTGGCCCCATCCGAGCTTCGTCGGCGAGTACCTGCCGAGCACGCGGGAGGTGACCGCCGAGGGGTTCCAGGCGCAGTGGCAGACCAGCTTCTTCGCCACCAATCTGGAACAGGGGCTGCAGCACTGCGTGCGCAAGGGTGAGTGCCAGGCGCTGTTCGGCCGCAGCTTCGGCGTCAGTTTCGTCGACCCGGTGGACCAGTACCTGAAGACCGATCGGGCGATCAAATACGCGCTGCTGTTCGTCGCCCTGACCTTCGCCGTGTTCTTCCTGTTCGAAGTGCTCAAGCGCCTGGCCGTGCATCCGGTGCAGTACGCCCTGGTCGGCCTGTCCCTGGCGCTGTTCTACCTGCTGCTGCTGTCGCTGTCCGAGCACCTGGGCTTCGCCCTGGCCTACGGCCTGTCGGCCCTGGCCTGCGTGGCGTTGAACGCCTTCTACGTCAGTCACGTGCTGCGCAGCCGACTGCGCGGGGGCGGCTTCGGCGGGCTGCTGGCGGCGCTCTACGCCCTGCTCTACGGGCTGCTCAGCAGCGAGGATTACGCCCTGTTGATGGGCTCGTTGCTGGTCTTCGGCGTGCTCGGTGGCGTCATGGTGCTGACCCGTAATCTCGATTGGTACGGCGTCGGCAAGAGCGCCGCCGCGCCGTCCGCGTCCTGA
- a CDS encoding methyl-accepting chemotaxis protein yields the protein MTGVLKPGVRLLERFSFARKFQLLFILFVLPLAYALWVISSDHLARLSLMDRELEGMQGVEALGGVQQALLEQRTLLARWKGTDKPAEALLQQRAGALDEALQLAQTRLSSEATSAQALEQLAELQRLRGELSVAALGKLALPDALERYQSTLLQLLTLREQVATDSGLILDPNLDTYLMMEQLTFTLPRLLENLGGFASQGFGSVISQHFTLQSRVLLRDLRRSLDESLGQLVKARTSLSQKAPGAMANLQGAFAQAEQGLQRFNGEIDRDMFDSNPIAVTPAQFIQRIDSVQGQLHALQQALYQQFAASLGDYRQQAQLAMARVIGLFGVLTLLALYVLFCLNASIRRSTAGIIEAAQGLRDGDLRVHMQVHGADELASIAAALNTSVEQLRDSLQGVNQESQQLGGTVQVLSGQAQSALVAVEQQQGQMSQIATAATQMAATAQSVAQSCEEAAAEAGHTREIANQSNQRSARTSASMRQLSSRLGDSAIALQQLREQTEQITRVVDVIKGIAEQTNLLALNAAIEAARAGDQGRGFAVVADEVRSLSQRTQNSTAEIAQTVADLHKVVGQSVGLMEEAVRQAEGDVGSVLSMGEDLDGIVQSVQRVSDRLAQIATAAEQQAATADEVSGNIQQVDQAASALLDGAQAVSSAAEQLRRGSQGLAQNTGRFRLD from the coding sequence ATGACTGGAGTACTCAAGCCGGGCGTTCGCCTGTTGGAGCGATTCAGCTTCGCGCGCAAGTTCCAGCTGTTGTTCATCCTGTTCGTTCTACCGCTGGCCTACGCCCTGTGGGTTATCAGCAGCGATCACCTCGCGCGCCTGAGCCTGATGGATCGCGAGCTGGAGGGCATGCAGGGTGTCGAGGCCCTCGGTGGCGTGCAGCAGGCGTTGCTCGAGCAGCGCACCTTGCTGGCGCGCTGGAAGGGCACCGACAAACCGGCCGAGGCGCTGTTGCAGCAGCGTGCCGGCGCCCTGGACGAAGCCCTGCAACTCGCCCAGACCCGGCTCAGTAGCGAAGCCACCAGTGCCCAGGCGCTTGAACAGTTGGCGGAGCTGCAGCGCTTGCGCGGCGAGCTGAGTGTGGCGGCGCTGGGCAAGCTGGCGCTACCGGATGCCCTGGAGCGTTACCAAAGCACCCTGTTGCAGCTGCTGACCCTGCGCGAGCAGGTGGCCACCGACAGCGGCCTGATTCTCGACCCCAATCTCGACACCTACCTGATGATGGAGCAGCTGACCTTCACCCTGCCGCGCCTGTTGGAGAACCTCGGCGGTTTCGCCAGCCAGGGCTTTGGCTCGGTGATATCGCAGCATTTCACCCTGCAGAGCCGGGTGCTGCTGCGTGACCTGCGCCGCTCCCTGGATGAGTCCCTTGGCCAGCTGGTCAAGGCGCGCACCTCCCTGAGCCAGAAGGCCCCGGGGGCCATGGCGAATCTGCAGGGCGCTTTCGCCCAGGCCGAACAGGGTCTGCAACGCTTCAACGGCGAGATCGACCGCGACATGTTCGACAGCAATCCCATCGCCGTGACGCCGGCGCAGTTCATCCAGCGCATCGACAGCGTGCAGGGCCAGCTGCACGCGCTGCAACAGGCCCTGTATCAGCAGTTCGCTGCGAGCCTGGGGGATTACCGCCAGCAGGCGCAGCTCGCCATGGCCCGGGTGATCGGCCTGTTCGGCGTGCTGACCCTGCTGGCGCTCTATGTGCTGTTTTGTCTCAACGCCTCGATCCGCCGCAGCACCGCGGGCATCATCGAGGCCGCCCAGGGTTTGCGTGATGGCGACCTGCGGGTGCACATGCAGGTGCACGGCGCCGATGAGCTGGCCAGCATTGCGGCGGCCCTGAATACCTCGGTGGAGCAGTTGCGCGACTCGCTGCAGGGGGTCAACCAGGAGAGTCAGCAGCTCGGCGGCACGGTACAGGTCCTCAGCGGCCAGGCGCAGAGCGCGCTGGTGGCGGTGGAGCAGCAGCAGGGACAGATGAGCCAGATCGCCACCGCGGCCACGCAGATGGCGGCCACGGCGCAGAGCGTGGCGCAGAGCTGCGAGGAGGCCGCCGCCGAGGCTGGCCACACCCGCGAGATCGCCAACCAGAGCAACCAGCGCAGTGCGCGGACCAGCGCCAGCATGCGCCAGCTGAGCAGTCGCCTGGGTGACAGCGCGATCGCCTTGCAGCAATTGCGCGAGCAGACCGAGCAGATCACCCGGGTGGTCGATGTGATCAAGGGCATCGCCGAACAGACCAACCTGCTGGCGCTCAACGCGGCCATCGAGGCGGCGCGGGCCGGCGACCAGGGCCGCGGATTCGCCGTGGTGGCCGACGAGGTGCGCTCGCTGTCGCAGCGTACACAGAACTCCACGGCGGAAATCGCCCAGACCGTCGCCGACCTGCACAAGGTGGTCGGTCAGTCGGTGGGGCTGATGGAGGAGGCGGTGCGCCAGGCCGAGGGCGACGTCGGCAGCGTGCTGTCCATGGGCGAGGACCTCGACGGCATCGTCCAGTCGGTGCAGCGGGTCAGCGACCGCCTGGCGCAGATCGCCACCGCCGCCGAGCAGCAGGCGGCCACGGCCGACGAGGTCAGCGGCAATATCCAGCAGGTCGACCAGGCGGCCAGCGCCCTGCTCGACGGCGCCCAGGCGGTGAGCAGCGCCGCCGAGCAGCTGCGCCGCGGCAGTCAGGGCCTGGCGCAGAACACCGGGCGCTTCCGCCTGGATTGA
- a CDS encoding glutathione S-transferase: MATPSMTLFHSPASPFARKVLVLLHETGQRERVTLEEVKLTPVNPDRTLNAHNPAGKIPALRLADGNVLYDSRVILEYLDQQHVGEPLIPQCGAPRWRRLTLAALADAILDAAVGMRYESFLRPEDKRWPQWLEAQGEKIERALQQLEEQAIAELTCRFDIAAIGLACALGYLDFRQPERAWRQRFPQLAAWYAEVSQRPSMQATQPPA; the protein is encoded by the coding sequence ATGGCCACGCCCAGCATGACCCTGTTCCACTCCCCCGCCTCGCCCTTTGCGCGCAAGGTCCTGGTCCTGCTGCACGAGACCGGCCAACGCGAGCGGGTGACACTGGAGGAGGTGAAACTGACCCCGGTCAACCCGGACAGGACGCTCAACGCCCACAACCCGGCCGGCAAGATTCCCGCCCTGCGCCTGGCCGACGGCAACGTGCTGTACGACAGCCGGGTGATCCTCGAGTACCTCGACCAGCAGCACGTCGGCGAGCCGCTGATTCCCCAGTGCGGCGCCCCGCGCTGGCGCCGCCTGACCCTGGCGGCGCTGGCCGATGCCATCCTCGATGCCGCCGTGGGCATGCGCTACGAAAGCTTCCTGCGCCCGGAGGACAAGCGCTGGCCGCAATGGCTGGAGGCCCAGGGCGAGAAGATCGAGCGGGCGCTGCAGCAGCTCGAGGAGCAGGCCATCGCCGAACTGACCTGCCGCTTCGACATCGCCGCCATCGGCCTGGCCTGCGCCCTCGGCTATCTGGACTTCCGCCAGCCGGAGCGGGCCTGGCGCCAGCGCTTCCCGCAGCTGGCCGCCTGGTACGCCGAGGTCAGCCAGCGTCCTTCGATGCAGGCGACGCAACCGCCGGCCTGA
- the mgtE gene encoding magnesium transporter: MKSNDPDARHSKDASNRSDSDQIVQALDAGKNKRVRKLLSRMHPAKVAALLELLENDKRLALWQQIDPHREGRILPHLNITLRRELAGDSADAQHARQEAQLDSSKGEVNHLEAIREALGLKKLKRVGKILHRMHPAKVAGLLEALPPEERLSVWSMVETERAGKVLIYLHDEIRVALALELDLEDLIASASQLELDDRVDLIQSLPSELGAKLLRASSASQRSQLESMLAYPEDSAGGLMNADVIQVRADVKVSTVLRYLRLLETLPPQTDLLMVVDRKGHYQGGLRLSVLVTADLERPVAELLDSAIVGIAASASGSEVDQRFKELDLLSAPVVDEDNRVIGRITLDDVADLMREDSERTLMQMAGLDDEADIFAPVLVSSRRRAVWLGINLITAFSAAWVIGLFQATLEQLVALAVLMPIVASMGGIAGSQTLTLVIRGLALGQVQKGNFRILLNRELGISILNGVLWAVVIALLAVAWFGHWGLGAVLGSAILINLLCAALAGWGIPLLLERMGIDPALAGSVILTTVTDIVGFFAFLGLASLLLL, from the coding sequence ATGAAGTCGAACGACCCTGACGCTCGCCACAGCAAAGACGCTTCCAACCGCAGCGATAGCGACCAGATCGTCCAGGCGCTCGACGCCGGGAAGAACAAGCGCGTGCGCAAGCTGCTCAGCCGCATGCACCCGGCCAAGGTCGCCGCCTTGCTTGAGCTGCTCGAAAACGACAAGCGCCTCGCCCTCTGGCAACAGATCGACCCGCACCGCGAAGGGCGCATCCTGCCGCACCTGAACATCACCCTGCGCCGGGAGCTGGCCGGCGACTCCGCCGATGCGCAGCACGCCAGGCAGGAAGCGCAACTGGACTCGAGCAAGGGCGAGGTCAACCACCTGGAGGCCATCCGCGAGGCCCTGGGCCTGAAGAAGCTCAAGCGGGTCGGCAAGATTCTCCACCGCATGCATCCGGCCAAGGTCGCCGGCCTGCTCGAGGCCTTGCCGCCCGAGGAGCGCCTCAGCGTCTGGAGCATGGTCGAGACCGAGCGGGCCGGTAAGGTGCTGATCTACCTGCACGATGAAATCCGGGTCGCCCTGGCGCTGGAGCTCGACCTCGAGGACCTGATCGCCTCGGCCAGTCAGCTCGAGCTCGACGACCGCGTCGACCTGATCCAGAGCCTGCCCAGCGAACTGGGCGCCAAGTTGCTGCGCGCCAGCAGCGCCAGCCAGCGCAGCCAGCTCGAGTCGATGCTGGCCTACCCCGAGGACTCGGCCGGCGGCCTGATGAACGCCGACGTGATCCAGGTGCGCGCCGACGTCAAGGTCAGCACCGTGCTGCGCTACCTGCGCCTGCTGGAGACCCTGCCACCGCAGACCGACCTGCTGATGGTGGTCGACCGCAAGGGCCACTACCAGGGCGGACTGCGCCTCAGCGTGCTGGTCACCGCCGACCTGGAGCGGCCCGTGGCCGAGTTGCTGGACAGCGCCATCGTCGGCATCGCCGCCAGCGCCAGCGGCAGCGAGGTGGACCAGCGCTTCAAGGAACTCGACCTGCTGTCGGCCCCGGTGGTCGACGAGGACAACCGGGTGATCGGCCGGATCACCCTGGACGACGTCGCCGACCTGATGCGCGAAGACTCCGAGCGCACCCTGATGCAGATGGCCGGCCTGGACGATGAAGCCGACATCTTCGCCCCGGTCCTGGTCAGCTCGCGCCGCCGTGCAGTCTGGCTCGGCATCAACCTGATCACCGCATTCAGCGCCGCCTGGGTCATCGGCCTGTTCCAGGCCACCCTCGAGCAACTGGTGGCCCTGGCCGTGCTCATGCCGATCGTGGCGAGCATGGGCGGCATCGCCGGCAGCCAGACCCTGACCCTGGTGATTCGCGGCCTGGCCCTGGGCCAGGTGCAGAAAGGCAACTTTCGCATCCTGCTCAACCGCGAGCTGGGCATCTCCATCCTCAACGGCGTGCTCTGGGCCGTGGTCATCGCCCTGCTGGCGGTCGCCTGGTTCGGCCACTGGGGGCTGGGCGCGGTGCTCGGCAGCGCCATCCTGATCAACCTGCTGTGCGCGGCGCTGGCGGGCTGGGGCATCCCCCTGCTGCTCGAGCGCATGGGCATCGATCCGGCCCTGGCCGGCAGCGTGATCCTCACCACGGTGACCGATATCGTCGGTTTCTTCGCCTTCCTCGGCCTGGCCAGCCTGTTGCTGCTGTGA
- the creB gene encoding two-component system response regulator CreB, which produces MPHILIVEDEAAIADTLIYALQDEGFATTWLSLAGEALERLAREPFDLVVLDVGLPDISGFEACKRLRRFSEVPVIFLTARDAEIDRVVGLEIGADDYVVKPFSPREVAARVKAILKRVGPRSAPPRPLEAPASGAGAFAVDPLRYQIHFHGQLLGLTRHEFRLLQTLLAQPERVFSREQLLDALGVASEAGYERTIDSHIKSLRAKLRQVAPDREPIQTHRGLGYSCSPER; this is translated from the coding sequence ATGCCGCACATTCTGATCGTCGAAGATGAAGCCGCAATCGCCGACACCCTGATCTACGCCCTGCAGGACGAGGGCTTCGCCACCACCTGGCTGAGCCTGGCCGGCGAGGCCCTGGAGCGCCTGGCCCGCGAGCCGTTCGACCTGGTGGTGCTCGATGTCGGCCTGCCGGACATCAGCGGCTTCGAGGCGTGCAAGCGCCTGCGCCGCTTCTCCGAGGTGCCGGTGATTTTCCTCACCGCCCGCGACGCCGAGATCGACCGGGTGGTGGGCCTGGAGATCGGCGCCGACGACTACGTGGTCAAGCCCTTCAGTCCGCGCGAGGTGGCCGCAAGGGTCAAGGCCATCCTCAAGCGGGTCGGGCCGCGTTCGGCGCCGCCGCGACCCCTCGAGGCGCCGGCGAGCGGCGCTGGCGCCTTCGCCGTCGACCCGCTGCGCTACCAGATTCATTTTCACGGCCAGTTGCTGGGCCTTACCCGCCACGAGTTCCGCCTGCTGCAGACCCTGCTGGCCCAGCCCGAGCGGGTGTTCAGCCGCGAGCAGCTGCTCGATGCCCTGGGGGTGGCCAGCGAGGCGGGTTACGAGCGGACCATCGACAGCCATATCAAGAGCCTGCGCGCCAAGCTGCGCCAGGTCGCCCCCGACCGCGAACCGATCCAGACCCACCGCGGCCTGGGTTACAGCTGCAGCCCGGAGCGCTGA
- the creC gene encoding two-component system sensor histidine kinase CreC yields the protein MPLGARIFLVYFLFVGLAGWFVLSTVMDEIRPGVRQSTEETLVDTANLLAEILRDEVKAGGLAQSRLPALLEAYGRRQPQAQIWGVEKTQVNHRIYVTDAHGIVLLDSSGAAVGEDYSRWNDVLLTLRGQYGARSSREDPSDPDSSVMYVAAPIKDGERIIGVVSVAKPNRTLQPYIERSQRRLGWLGAGLIGLGLLIGALLSWWLSASLRKLTRYAQAVSAGQRAELPSLRGGELTQLAQALERMRTELEGKAYVERYVHTLTHELKSPLAAIRGAAELLGGEMPAAQRQRFVGNIDQEAGRMQQLIERLLHLAQVEQRQGLEERVRVPLRGLLEALLEQQMARIARASLRVDNQLPAGLDVWGERFLLRQALANLLDNALDFTPPGGWLRCSAEARDGRVELRLFNQAEAIPDYALARLCERFYSLPRPGGGRKSSGLGLNFVSEVAQLHGGALRIGNVEGGVEVVLSLPRA from the coding sequence ATGCCGCTGGGCGCGCGCATCTTCCTGGTCTACTTCCTGTTCGTCGGCCTGGCCGGCTGGTTCGTGCTGAGCACGGTGATGGACGAGATCCGTCCCGGGGTGCGCCAGTCCACCGAGGAAACCCTGGTGGATACCGCCAACCTGCTGGCGGAAATCCTCCGTGACGAGGTCAAGGCCGGCGGCCTGGCCCAGAGTCGCCTGCCCGCACTGCTGGAAGCCTACGGCCGGCGCCAGCCGCAGGCGCAGATCTGGGGTGTGGAGAAGACGCAGGTCAACCACCGCATCTATGTCACCGACGCCCATGGTATCGTCCTGCTCGACTCCAGCGGCGCCGCGGTGGGCGAGGACTACTCGCGCTGGAACGACGTGCTCCTCACCTTGCGCGGCCAGTACGGCGCCCGCTCCAGCCGCGAGGACCCGAGCGACCCGGACTCCTCGGTGATGTACGTGGCGGCGCCGATCAAGGACGGCGAACGGATCATCGGCGTGGTCTCGGTGGCCAAGCCGAACCGCACCCTGCAGCCCTATATCGAGCGCTCGCAGCGGCGCCTGGGCTGGCTCGGCGCCGGGCTGATCGGTCTCGGCCTGCTGATCGGCGCACTGCTGTCCTGGTGGCTTAGCGCCTCGTTGCGCAAGCTCACCCGCTACGCCCAGGCGGTCAGCGCCGGTCAGCGTGCCGAGCTGCCAAGCCTGCGCGGCGGCGAGCTGACGCAGCTGGCCCAGGCCCTGGAGCGGATGCGCACCGAGCTGGAGGGCAAGGCCTACGTCGAGCGCTACGTGCATACCCTGACCCACGAACTGAAGAGCCCTTTGGCGGCCATTCGCGGCGCCGCCGAACTGCTGGGCGGCGAGATGCCGGCGGCGCAGCGCCAGCGCTTCGTCGGCAATATCGACCAGGAAGCCGGGCGCATGCAGCAGTTGATCGAGCGCCTGCTGCACCTGGCCCAGGTTGAGCAACGCCAGGGGCTGGAGGAGCGGGTCCGGGTGCCGCTGCGGGGGCTGCTCGAGGCCTTGCTGGAGCAGCAGATGGCACGCATCGCGCGTGCAAGCCTGCGCGTCGACAACCAGCTTCCCGCCGGGCTGGACGTGTGGGGCGAGCGCTTCCTGCTGCGCCAGGCCCTGGCCAATCTGCTGGACAATGCCCTGGACTTCACACCGCCGGGGGGATGGCTTCGCTGCAGCGCCGAGGCCCGCGACGGGCGCGTCGAGCTGCGCCTGTTCAACCAGGCCGAGGCCATTCCCGACTATGCCCTGGCGCGTCTGTGCGAGCGCTTCTACTCGCTGCCGCGGCCGGGCGGCGGGCGCAAGAGCAGCGGCCTGGGCCTGAACTTCGTCAGCGAAGTGGCGCAGCTGCATGGCGGCGCCCTGCGCATCGGCAATGTCGAGGGCGGCGTCGAGGTCGTTCTGAGCCTGCCGCGCGCCTGA
- a CDS encoding DinB family protein, with the protein MSTRNLLASLFQYKAWANQALFAELQRLDPQRHGAELHAALRVLNHIHVVDRIFVANLQSRAHAYDATNSVETPSLEQLRQSVADTDAWYLDYVAELSAEQLRQPLTFTFVDGDAGRMSREEMLAHIITHGGYHRGAVGRIMAQLDFAPPRDIYTRYLHLAEPQRRQVR; encoded by the coding sequence ATGAGCACCCGCAACCTTCTGGCTTCACTGTTCCAGTACAAAGCCTGGGCCAACCAAGCGCTGTTTGCCGAACTGCAGCGCCTCGATCCGCAGCGACATGGGGCCGAGCTGCACGCCGCCCTGCGCGTGCTCAACCATATCCATGTGGTCGACCGCATCTTCGTCGCCAACCTACAAAGCCGGGCGCACGCCTACGACGCCACCAACAGCGTGGAAACGCCGAGCCTCGAGCAGCTGCGGCAAAGCGTGGCGGATACCGATGCCTGGTACCTGGACTATGTGGCGGAGCTGAGTGCCGAGCAGCTCAGGCAACCGCTGACATTCACCTTTGTCGATGGCGACGCTGGACGCATGAGCCGCGAGGAGATGCTGGCGCACATCATCACCCACGGCGGCTACCACCGGGGGGCGGTAGGACGGATCATGGCGCAGCTCGACTTCGCGCCACCACGGGATATCTACACCCGTTACCTGCACCTGGCCGAACCGCAGCGCCGCCAGGTGCGCTGA
- a CDS encoding OsmC family protein, which translates to MSEHGAHVFWQRGDQDFLGNTYSRRHLWRFDGGLEVPGSSSPQVVPLPMSDATAVDPEEAFVASLASCHMLWFLSIAAKKRFCVDSYHDNASGLMRANSAGKHYIALVTLRPAVTFSGERLPSREQIEQMHHLAHEECFIANSVKSELRCEPRFPD; encoded by the coding sequence ATGAGCGAACATGGCGCACACGTCTTCTGGCAGCGCGGCGACCAGGACTTTCTCGGCAACACCTACAGCCGCCGGCACCTGTGGCGCTTCGATGGCGGCCTGGAAGTTCCCGGCTCCTCCTCGCCCCAGGTGGTGCCCCTGCCGATGTCGGACGCCACCGCGGTCGACCCCGAGGAAGCCTTCGTTGCCTCGCTCGCCAGTTGCCACATGCTCTGGTTTCTTTCCATCGCGGCGAAAAAGCGCTTCTGTGTCGACAGCTACCACGACAACGCCAGCGGGCTGATGCGCGCCAACAGCGCCGGCAAGCACTACATCGCCCTGGTCACCCTGCGGCCCGCCGTGACCTTCTCCGGCGAGCGCCTGCCGAGCCGCGAACAGATCGAACAGATGCACCACCTGGCCCACGAGGAATGCTTTATCGCCAACTCGGTGAAATCCGAGCTGCGCTGCGAGCCACGTTTTCCGGACTAG
- a CDS encoding CBS domain-containing protein yields the protein MKSVAEILRSKPHALVYSVSPDTTVLDAIKLMAEKGIGALVVLHNGRLAGIVSERDYARKVALLERSAFSAQVSEIMTAEVITVGPSQTAQECMQLMTDRHLRHLPVMAEGELIGLLSIGDLVKETIAEQASLIRQLEQYIRGE from the coding sequence ATGAAGTCAGTCGCCGAGATTCTCCGCAGCAAACCGCATGCCCTGGTCTATAGCGTCAGCCCCGACACCACGGTGCTGGACGCCATCAAGCTGATGGCCGAGAAGGGCATCGGCGCCCTGGTGGTGCTGCATAACGGGCGCCTGGCGGGCATCGTCAGCGAGCGCGATTACGCGCGCAAGGTGGCCCTGCTGGAGCGCTCGGCCTTCTCCGCCCAGGTCAGCGAGATCATGACCGCCGAGGTGATCACCGTCGGCCCGAGCCAGACGGCCCAGGAGTGCATGCAGCTGATGACCGACCGTCACCTGCGCCACCTGCCGGTGATGGCCGAGGGCGAGCTGATCGGCCTGCTGTCGATCGGCGACCTGGTCAAGGAAACCATCGCCGAGCAGGCCAGCCTGATTCGGCAGCTGGAACAGTACATTCGCGGCGAGTGA